A genomic region of Enterobacter hormaechei ATCC 49162 contains the following coding sequences:
- a CDS encoding efflux RND transporter permease subunit: MANFFIQRPVFAWVLAIILMIAGGLAILKLPVAQYPTIAPPAVAVTATYPGADAQTVQDTVTQVIEQNMNGIDNLMYMSSTSDSAGNVTITLTFESGTDPDIAQVQVQNKLQLAMPLLPQEVQQQGIGVEKSSSSFLLVAGFVSDNKNLTQDDISDYVASNVKDAISRTSGVGDVQLFGAQYAMRIWLDSNAMNKYQLTPLDVINQLKTQNDQIAAGQLGGTPSVPGQQLNASIIAQTRLKSPEEFGRVTLKVNQDGSMVRLKDVARIELGGENYNMVTKINGQAATGLGIKLATGANALDTAAAIKSKLAQLQPFFPQGLKVVYPYDTTPFVKISIHEVVKTLFEAIVLVFLVMYLFLQNLRATLIPTIAVPVVLLGTFAVLAAFGFSINTLTMFGMVLAIGLLVDDAIVVVENVERVMVEDKLPPKEATQKSMEQIQGALVGIAMVLSAVFIPMAFFGGSTGAIYRQFSLTIVSAMALSVLVALILTPALCATLLKPVSSEHHEKKGGFFGWFNALFDKSVEHYSNSVSGILRKTGRYLLVYVIIVGGMAVLFLRLPTSFLPEEDQGVFMTMVQLPAGATQMRTQQVLDQVQDYYLTKEKANVESVFTVNGFSFSGQGQNSGIAFVSLKPWEERPGKENGVGAIVSRATKAFSQIKDGLVFPFNLPAIIELGTATGFDFELIDQANLGHTQLTQARNQLLGMVREHPDLLVRVRPNGLEDTPQFKLDVDQEKAQALGVSVADVNQTISTALGGTYVNDFIDHGRVKKVYVQADARFRMLPGDINDLYVRSANGEMVPFSAFSSSHWVYGSPRLERYNGMPSMEILGESAPGKSTGEAMALMESLASKLPSGIGYDWTGMSYQERLSGNQAPALYAISLIVVFLCLAALYESWSIPFSVMLVVPLGVIGALLAASMRGLNNDVFFQVGLLTTIGLSAKNAILIVEFAKDLMDKEGKGIIEATLEASRMRLRPILMTSLAFILGVMPLVISSGAGSGAQNAVGTGVMGGMLSATLLAIFFVPVFFVVVRRRFTKHKD, translated from the coding sequence ATGGCTAATTTCTTTATTCAACGGCCTGTTTTCGCCTGGGTACTCGCCATCATTCTGATGATTGCGGGCGGGCTGGCCATTCTAAAACTGCCCGTCGCGCAATATCCGACCATTGCGCCCCCGGCGGTTGCGGTGACAGCAACCTACCCTGGCGCTGATGCCCAGACGGTACAGGACACCGTAACTCAGGTTATCGAACAGAACATGAACGGTATCGATAATCTGATGTATATGTCGTCTACCAGTGATTCCGCCGGTAACGTCACCATCACCCTGACGTTCGAGTCGGGTACGGATCCTGATATCGCGCAGGTGCAGGTTCAGAACAAACTCCAGCTTGCCATGCCGTTGCTGCCGCAAGAAGTGCAGCAGCAGGGGATCGGCGTGGAAAAATCCAGCAGCAGCTTCCTGCTGGTTGCTGGCTTTGTGTCGGACAATAAAAACCTCACTCAGGATGATATCTCCGACTACGTTGCTTCTAACGTAAAAGATGCAATCAGCCGTACTTCCGGCGTTGGTGATGTGCAGCTGTTCGGTGCGCAGTATGCAATGCGCATCTGGCTGGACAGCAACGCGATGAACAAATATCAGCTCACGCCGCTGGATGTTATTAATCAGCTGAAAACGCAGAACGACCAGATTGCTGCGGGTCAGTTGGGCGGAACGCCGTCCGTACCAGGGCAGCAACTGAACGCCTCAATTATTGCTCAAACGCGTCTGAAATCGCCGGAAGAATTTGGTCGTGTGACGCTGAAGGTGAATCAGGACGGTTCAATGGTCCGCCTGAAAGACGTGGCCCGCATTGAGCTGGGTGGCGAAAACTACAACATGGTCACCAAAATCAATGGCCAGGCAGCAACGGGGCTAGGGATCAAGCTGGCGACTGGCGCAAACGCGCTGGATACCGCTGCCGCCATCAAGAGTAAGCTGGCGCAATTACAGCCTTTCTTCCCTCAGGGACTGAAAGTTGTTTATCCATACGACACCACACCTTTCGTGAAGATCTCCATCCATGAAGTGGTGAAGACGCTGTTTGAAGCGATCGTTCTCGTGTTCCTGGTGATGTACCTGTTCCTGCAAAACCTGCGCGCGACCCTTATTCCGACTATCGCCGTGCCCGTGGTGTTACTGGGCACCTTTGCGGTACTGGCTGCGTTCGGCTTCTCCATTAACACCCTGACGATGTTCGGGATGGTATTAGCGATAGGTTTGCTCGTCGATGATGCCATCGTGGTGGTAGAGAACGTAGAACGCGTCATGGTGGAGGATAAGCTGCCGCCAAAAGAGGCGACGCAGAAGTCGATGGAGCAAATCCAGGGCGCTCTGGTGGGCATTGCCATGGTGCTTTCGGCGGTATTTATTCCGATGGCATTTTTTGGTGGGTCAACCGGGGCTATCTATCGCCAGTTCTCGCTGACCATTGTCTCCGCGATGGCCTTGTCCGTACTGGTGGCGTTGATATTAACGCCTGCACTTTGTGCAACGCTGCTCAAACCGGTTTCCAGCGAACACCATGAAAAGAAAGGTGGATTCTTCGGCTGGTTTAACGCGCTCTTTGATAAAAGCGTGGAGCACTACAGCAACAGCGTGAGCGGCATTTTACGTAAGACCGGGCGCTATCTGCTGGTTTACGTCATCATCGTCGGCGGCATGGCAGTATTGTTCCTGCGCCTGCCTACCTCCTTCCTGCCGGAAGAGGATCAGGGGGTGTTTATGACGATGGTTCAGCTGCCAGCAGGGGCGACGCAGATGCGTACCCAGCAGGTACTCGATCAGGTTCAGGACTATTATCTGACCAAAGAGAAAGCGAACGTTGAATCGGTCTTTACGGTAAACGGGTTTAGCTTTAGCGGACAGGGGCAGAACTCCGGTATCGCTTTCGTCAGCCTGAAGCCATGGGAAGAGCGCCCGGGTAAGGAAAACGGCGTTGGGGCAATTGTCAGCCGTGCGACGAAAGCGTTCAGCCAGATCAAAGATGGTCTTGTATTTCCGTTTAACCTGCCAGCCATTATTGAACTGGGTACCGCAACAGGCTTCGACTTTGAACTGATTGACCAGGCAAACCTGGGACATACGCAGCTAACGCAGGCGCGTAACCAACTGCTTGGTATGGTGAGGGAACACCCTGACTTACTGGTCCGCGTGCGTCCTAACGGCCTGGAAGATACGCCACAGTTCAAACTGGATGTCGACCAGGAGAAAGCACAGGCGTTAGGTGTGAGCGTGGCTGACGTCAATCAGACCATCTCAACAGCGCTGGGTGGCACCTATGTGAACGACTTTATCGATCACGGACGTGTGAAAAAAGTTTACGTCCAGGCTGATGCTCGCTTCCGTATGCTACCAGGAGACATTAACGACCTGTATGTGCGTAGCGCTAACGGCGAAATGGTGCCTTTCTCTGCCTTTAGCAGCTCTCATTGGGTGTACGGTTCACCACGTCTGGAACGTTACAATGGGATGCCATCAATGGAGATCCTCGGTGAGTCTGCGCCAGGCAAAAGTACCGGTGAGGCGATGGCGTTGATGGAAAGCCTTGCGTCAAAACTGCCGTCCGGCATCGGCTACGACTGGACGGGGATGTCTTATCAGGAACGACTTTCCGGGAATCAGGCTCCAGCGCTGTACGCCATTTCGCTAATAGTGGTGTTCCTGTGTCTGGCCGCCCTCTATGAAAGCTGGTCAATTCCCTTCTCGGTCATGCTGGTTGTGCCGCTGGGAGTGATCGGTGCGCTTCTGGCTGCATCAATGCGAGGGTTAAATAATGACGTTTTCTTCCAGGTTGGTCTGCTTACGACAATTGGTTTATCAGCCAAGAACGCCATACTGATCGTTGAGTTCGCCAAGGATCTCATGGATAAAGAAGGCAAAGGGATTATCGAAGCCACGCTTGAAGCCTCGCGTATGCGTCTGCGTCCTATCCTGATGACTTCCCTGGCATTTATCCTTGGGGTAATGCCTCTGGTCATCAGCAGCGGTGCAGGTAGTGGGGCACAAAATGCGGTCGGGACGGGCGTGATGGGCGGGATGCTGTCAGCCACTCTGTTGGCCATTTTCTTTGTTCCTGTTTTCTTTGTGGTTGTCCGGAGACGGTTTACAAAGCACAAAGATTAA
- the envR gene encoding acrEF/envCD operon transcriptional regulator gives MARKKKEEALKTRQQLIEAAIGLFATRGVANTTLTDIADAAQLTRGAVYWHFSSKSEIFNAIWEQQLPLREMIRDRLILSEKDDPLLMLREQFIVALQYIASEPRQYALLQILYHKCEFHDDVISECEIRKRIGLNDDYLRRTLRQCIARNVISSQTNIELALIVFHAFFSGVIKNWLMDSNSFSLYKQAPALVDNILATLHITRVAPVVYDTAS, from the coding sequence ATGGCGCGCAAAAAGAAAGAAGAGGCTCTAAAGACCCGGCAGCAGCTGATTGAAGCCGCTATCGGTCTGTTCGCGACGCGTGGCGTAGCTAACACCACGCTTACCGACATTGCGGATGCTGCTCAACTCACTCGTGGGGCGGTTTACTGGCATTTCTCGAGTAAATCGGAAATATTTAACGCAATCTGGGAACAGCAATTGCCGTTGCGTGAGATGATTCGTGACAGGTTAATACTTTCCGAAAAAGATGACCCTTTGTTAATGTTACGTGAACAATTTATTGTCGCGCTACAATATATTGCGAGCGAGCCCAGGCAGTATGCGCTTTTACAAATTCTGTATCATAAGTGTGAATTTCATGACGATGTGATTTCAGAATGTGAAATACGCAAGCGGATCGGTTTAAACGATGATTATCTTCGCAGGACGTTAAGACAATGCATTGCTCGTAACGTCATATCTTCCCAAACTAATATTGAACTGGCGCTGATTGTTTTCCATGCCTTTTTTAGCGGAGTCATTAAAAACTGGTTAATGGATAGCAACAGTTTCAGTCTGTACAAACAAGCACCGGCGCTGGTGGATAATATTCTGGCGACACTGCATATCACCCGTGTAGCGCCAGTGGTTTACGATACAGCTTCATGA
- a CDS encoding efflux RND transporter periplasmic adaptor subunit: MTNHFRCLPLYGFIVCAALLTGCDGQENPQQHAQAPQVSVHIVKSAPLAVTTELPGRTDAYRVAEVRPQVSGIILHRNFTEGSDVKAGESLYQIDPATYQAAYDNAKGELVKAQAAANIAHLTVKRYVPLVGTQYVSKQEYDQAVATAQQADASVVAAKAGVESARINLAYTKVTSPINGRIGKSSVTEGALVTNGQSTALATVQQLDPIYVDVTQSSSDFMRLKQQTSLQKGDTSSVELLMENGQPYPLKGTLQFSDVTVDESTGSITLRALFPNPQHMLLPGMFVRARIDEGTQPDAILVPQQGVTRTPRGDATVLVVNEKNQVESRTVVAPQAIGDRWLITEGLKNGDRVIISGLQKVRPGVTVVAIPDTAATPAS; encoded by the coding sequence ATGACGAATCACTTCAGATGCTTACCCTTATACGGTTTCATTGTCTGTGCCGCGCTGCTCACCGGGTGCGATGGGCAAGAAAACCCACAGCAGCATGCGCAAGCTCCTCAGGTCAGTGTGCATATTGTTAAAAGTGCGCCACTGGCCGTAACGACGGAATTGCCAGGCAGAACAGATGCGTATCGTGTTGCGGAGGTTCGTCCCCAGGTAAGTGGTATCATTCTGCACCGTAATTTTACCGAAGGTAGCGACGTTAAAGCGGGTGAATCCCTTTATCAGATCGATCCGGCCACCTATCAGGCAGCCTACGACAATGCGAAAGGTGAACTGGTAAAAGCACAGGCGGCGGCAAATATCGCCCATCTGACGGTGAAACGTTACGTTCCGCTGGTGGGTACGCAATATGTGAGCAAGCAGGAGTACGATCAGGCGGTGGCAACTGCCCAGCAGGCGGATGCGAGCGTCGTTGCCGCGAAGGCTGGCGTTGAAAGCGCACGGATCAACCTGGCCTATACGAAAGTTACTTCCCCAATCAACGGGCGTATTGGTAAATCCAGCGTCACCGAAGGGGCATTAGTCACTAATGGTCAGTCAACTGCGCTGGCGACGGTTCAGCAGCTCGATCCCATTTATGTCGATGTGACGCAATCCAGCAGCGATTTTATGCGTCTGAAACAGCAGACAAGCCTGCAAAAAGGAGACACCAGCAGCGTCGAGTTGCTCATGGAAAATGGTCAGCCTTACCCGTTGAAAGGTACGCTCCAGTTCTCTGATGTCACGGTAGATGAAAGTACCGGCTCAATTACCCTTCGCGCCCTCTTCCCTAACCCACAGCATATGCTGTTACCGGGTATGTTTGTCCGTGCACGCATTGATGAAGGTACACAGCCTGATGCCATTCTTGTTCCCCAGCAGGGAGTAACCCGTACACCTCGCGGGGATGCAACCGTGCTTGTGGTAAATGAGAAAAACCAGGTGGAATCTCGCACTGTCGTTGCTCCGCAGGCGATTGGCGATCGCTGGTTGATCACGGAAGGCCTCAAAAACGGCGACCGCGTCATTATTAGCGGCCTGCAAAAAGTTCGCCCTGGCGTCACCGTCGTGGCTATTCCTGATACCGCCGCAACTCCAGCCAGTTAA
- a CDS encoding lipoprotein has protein sequence MKRFLSVALLAALLAGCAHDSPCVPVYDDQGRLVHTNTCMKGTTQDNWETAGAIAGGAAAIAGLTLGIVALTK, from the coding sequence ATGAAAAGATTCCTTTCCGTTGCACTTCTCGCTGCGCTGCTTGCTGGTTGCGCGCACGACTCTCCATGTGTACCGGTATACGACGATCAGGGCCGACTGGTTCATACCAATACCTGTATGAAGGGCACTACTCAGGATAACTGGGAAACAGCAGGCGCGATAGCTGGTGGAGCCGCGGCAATCGCTGGCCTGACGCTTGGTATTGTCGCCCTGACTAAATAA
- a CDS encoding putative bifunctional diguanylate cyclase/phosphodiesterase, translated as MLVSQYNQILVVISFVVAILAAYTALNMAARVAGSQGVAARVWLAGGGVSMGIGVWAMHFIGMLAMDLSMGMSYNAALTVLSMVIAISSSMFALWLVSGEQLRLRRLLPGAVVMGTGIVAMHYTGMAALEVTPGIVWDKTWVVISVVIALAASLAALWLTFRLRQEAAQMALMRLGAAITMGIAIAGMHYAGMEAAQFPVSTMVHHHGINGSWLAILVSVVALAILGITLLVSMFDARLQARTSLLASSLAEANRELAQLALHDTLTRLPNRILLEDRLDQAISKADREGSPFALMFMDPDGFKTVNDAYGHDVGDKLLVAVTQRLLLQLKGQYTLARIGGDEFVLLAETDTPDDAASLANSLVRVIDSPFHLDPYELMVTLSIGIALYPHDGKTDRELMFNADAAMYHTKHMGRNGYHFFQPSMNTLAQTHLQLMNDLWQAIDRNELRLLYQPKFHAPAGPVLGFEALLRWQHPKQGLLPPDLFLPLAEKTGLIIPIGNWVIDEACRQLREWHLQGHTDWSMAVNLSTLQFEQPSLVKTVLDCLTRHSVPPGMLILEVTETTAMSNPDESVRVLTALTDAGVKASIDDFGTGYSSLLYLKRLPACELKIDRAFVKELSGESEDATIVSAIVALAKTLNLKVVAEGVETAAQQAFLTELGCNTLQGYLLGKPITAQAIKEQCQHGEISPPRTQS; from the coding sequence ATGCTGGTTAGCCAATACAACCAAATCCTCGTAGTCATCTCCTTTGTTGTCGCCATTCTTGCCGCTTATACCGCATTGAATATGGCTGCGCGCGTTGCCGGAAGCCAGGGCGTCGCTGCACGCGTCTGGCTGGCAGGTGGTGGTGTTTCGATGGGGATTGGCGTGTGGGCGATGCATTTCATCGGTATGCTGGCGATGGATCTTTCCATGGGCATGAGTTACAACGCGGCCCTGACCGTGCTTTCGATGGTTATCGCCATCAGCTCGTCGATGTTTGCCCTGTGGCTCGTTAGCGGGGAGCAGTTACGTTTACGCCGGCTGCTGCCCGGCGCAGTCGTGATGGGAACGGGCATTGTTGCCATGCACTACACCGGTATGGCGGCCCTGGAGGTTACACCAGGTATTGTCTGGGATAAAACGTGGGTGGTCATCTCTGTGGTCATTGCCCTTGCCGCTTCACTGGCCGCGCTTTGGCTGACGTTCCGTTTACGCCAGGAAGCCGCACAAATGGCGTTGATGCGGCTGGGGGCGGCAATCACCATGGGTATCGCTATCGCTGGCATGCATTACGCCGGTATGGAAGCAGCACAATTTCCGGTGTCGACGATGGTCCACCACCATGGCATTAACGGCAGCTGGCTGGCGATACTGGTTAGCGTGGTCGCGCTTGCTATTCTGGGGATTACGCTGCTGGTGTCGATGTTCGATGCCCGCCTTCAGGCTCGTACCTCGCTGCTGGCCTCATCACTGGCAGAAGCGAACCGTGAACTCGCACAGCTGGCGTTGCATGATACGCTGACGCGATTGCCCAATCGTATTCTGCTTGAGGATCGCCTCGATCAGGCCATCAGCAAGGCCGATCGCGAAGGAAGCCCTTTTGCGCTGATGTTTATGGATCCCGATGGCTTTAAAACCGTCAACGATGCCTATGGTCATGATGTCGGGGACAAGCTTCTGGTTGCGGTGACTCAGCGTTTGCTGTTGCAGTTGAAAGGTCAGTACACGCTGGCGCGTATTGGTGGGGATGAATTTGTCCTGCTGGCCGAAACCGACACCCCGGATGATGCTGCCTCACTGGCAAATTCACTGGTGCGCGTCATTGATAGCCCGTTCCATCTCGATCCTTATGAACTGATGGTCACCCTGAGCATTGGCATAGCGCTCTACCCGCACGATGGCAAAACGGATCGTGAACTGATGTTTAACGCTGATGCCGCGATGTACCACACAAAACATATGGGCCGCAACGGTTATCACTTTTTCCAGCCGTCAATGAATACGCTGGCGCAGACGCATCTTCAGCTGATGAATGATCTGTGGCAGGCCATTGACCGAAATGAGTTACGTCTGCTTTATCAACCCAAATTCCACGCGCCTGCCGGACCGGTCCTCGGGTTCGAAGCGCTGTTACGCTGGCAGCACCCAAAACAGGGGTTACTGCCTCCCGATCTGTTTCTACCCCTGGCAGAGAAAACGGGGCTGATTATTCCAATTGGAAACTGGGTAATCGACGAGGCCTGCCGCCAGCTGCGTGAATGGCATCTTCAGGGCCACACGGACTGGTCAATGGCGGTGAATCTTTCAACATTGCAGTTCGAACAGCCTTCGCTGGTTAAAACGGTGCTTGATTGTCTGACGCGCCATAGCGTGCCGCCCGGCATGTTGATCCTGGAGGTGACCGAAACCACGGCGATGAGCAATCCAGACGAAAGCGTACGTGTCCTGACAGCGCTGACGGATGCGGGAGTGAAAGCCTCGATAGACGATTTTGGCACAGGTTACTCAAGCCTTCTCTATCTTAAGCGGCTTCCCGCCTGCGAGTTGAAAATCGATCGTGCTTTCGTGAAAGAGTTAAGTGGGGAGAGCGAGGATGCAACGATCGTCTCGGCGATTGTCGCCCTGGCGAAAACGCTGAATCTGAAGGTCGTGGCGGAAGGGGTCGAAACCGCAGCGCAGCAGGCGTTTCTGACAGAGCTGGGATGTAATACGCTACAGGGTTATCTGCTGGGCAAACCGATTACCGCGCAAGCTATTAAGGAACAGTGCCAGCACGGGGAGATATCGCCACCCCGGACGCAGTCATGA
- a CDS encoding DUF2556 family protein, producing the protein MIRKYWWLVVFAVSVFIFDALLMQWIELMSTETDKCRNMNSVNPLKLVNCSELD; encoded by the coding sequence ATTCGTAAATACTGGTGGCTGGTCGTTTTTGCTGTCTCTGTTTTCATTTTCGATGCGCTGCTGATGCAGTGGATTGAACTGATGAGCACCGAAACCGATAAATGTCGCAATATGAATTCCGTGAACCCGCTTAAACTGGTCAACTGCTCAGAGCTGGACTAA